A single window of Oncorhynchus keta strain PuntledgeMale-10-30-2019 unplaced genomic scaffold, Oket_V2 Un_contig_15955_pilon_pilon, whole genome shotgun sequence DNA harbors:
- the LOC127919180 gene encoding mitoferrin-2-like, giving the protein MEANGFVSRRVDTPSVDAGVAAGAAGADIRWLGGRILDATEGFVGGLSPPRITAEPDFTAVLQLRAAPEPTVAATETEIDYEGLPQGVATSTHMLAGAVAGIMEHCLMYPIDCVKTRMQSLQPEPGARYRNVMDALRQIVRTEGVWRPVRGLNVMAIGAGPAHALYFACYEKLKFSLSNVVHPGANSHFANGMAGCMATVLHDAIMNPAEVVKQRMQMYNSPYRGVSDCVGSIWRREGPGAFYRSYTTQLTMNVPFQALHFMTYEYLQELLNPHRQYNPSSHVISGALAGAIAAAATTPLDVCKTLLNTQEALAVHAEVPGALGVGASVGTASATGGRHISGLGEAFRTVYRMGGGAAFFKGVQARIIYQMPSTAISWSVYEFFKYIITKRQYERRLHHRDGEK; this is encoded by the exons ATGGAAGCGAATGGTTTCGTGTCCAGGCGGGTGGACACACCAAGCGTCGATGCCGGGGTTGCTGCTGGAGCTGCAGGGGCAGACATTCGATGGCTCGGCGGGAGGATTTTGGACGCTACGGAGGGGTTTGTTGGTGGTCTGTCACCGCCACGGATAACAGCGGAACCGGACTTTACTGCGGTGTTGCAACTCCGAGCAGCCCCGGAGCCCACGGTGGCTGCTACGGAGACCGAAATAGACTACGAGGGGCTCCCCCAGGGTGTAGCCACCAGTACACACATGTTAGCCGGAGCCGTGGCTGGCATCATGGAACACTGCCTAATGTATCCCATCGACTGTGTGAAG acgcGGATGCAGAGCCTGCAGCCCGAGCCGGGGGCGCGTTACCGTAACGTGATGGACGCGCTACGTCAGATCGTGCGTACCGAGGGGGTGTGGCGACCTGTGAGGGGGCTGAACGTCATGGCGATAGGGGCGGGGCCAGCCCATGCTCTGTACTTTGCCTGTTATGAGAAACTCAAGTTCTCACTCAGCAACGTGGTCCACCCGGGAGCTAACAGCCACTTTGCTAATG GAATGGCAGGCTGCATGGCCACTGTACTCCATGATGCAATCATGAACCCAGCAGAAg tggTGAAGCAGCGTATGCAGATGTACAACTCCCCGTACCGCGGCGTGTCTGACTGCGTGGGCTCCATCTGGAGGCGTGAGGGCCCCGGGGCCTTCTACCGCTCCTACACCACCCAGCTGACCATGAACGTCCCCTTCCAGGCTCTTCACTTCATGACCTACGAGTACCTCCAGGAGCTGCTCAACCCCCACAGACAGTACAACCCCTCCTCTCACGTCATCTCTGGGGCGCTTGCCGGGGCCATTGCTGCCGCCGCCACCACCCCGCTTGATGTCTGTAAGACCCTCCTCAACACCCAGGAGGCCCTAGCGGTCCATGCTGAGGTCCCAGGAGCACTGGGGGTTGGAGCGAGTGTAGGGACGGCGTCTGCCACTGGGGGGCGCCACATCTCGGGGTTAGGGGAGGCGTTCCGGACTGTGTACAGGATGGGGGGTGGGGCGGCGTTCTTTAAGGGCGTCCAGGCCAGGATCATCTATCAGATGCCCTCCACCGCCATCAGCTGGTCCGTCTACGAGTTCTTCAAATACATCATCACCAAGCGCCAGTACGAGAGAAGGCTGCACCACCGAGacggagagaagtag